The Synchiropus splendidus isolate RoL2022-P1 chromosome 1, RoL_Sspl_1.0, whole genome shotgun sequence genome includes a window with the following:
- the exoc2 gene encoding exocyst complex component 2 isoform X4 translates to MSALTVCRRAPWNKRLQANLRRCSAVSGRLRVNGVDLFYERVGRGDHALLLLPGALGSARTDFGPQLKCLDQKRFTVVACDPRGYGRSRPPERDFPPDFYERDARDAVALMKLLGLGSFSLLGWSDGGIAALIAAARNPDRVRRLVVWGSNAYVTQQDLDLYAAVRDVSRWSPRMKAPMEEMYGARLFARTWEAWVDSIAQFARRPQGSICVDLLPLISCPTLVVHGEKDPMVPSFHAHFLLQHIAGSRLHLMPEGKHNLHLRFSSQFNQLVQDFLQE, encoded by the exons ATGTCGGCGTTGACCGTTTGCAGGAGAGCGCCATGGAACAAGAGGCTCCAGGCGAATCTGCGACGATG CTCGGCGGTGTCGGGGCGTCTGCGGGTCAACGGCGTGGATCTGTTCTACGAGCGGGTGGGGCGGGGCGACCAcgccctcctgctgctgcccggAGCGCTGG gcAGCGCTCGGACCGACTTCGGGCCGCAGCTCAAGTGTCTGGATCAGAAGCGCTTCACCGTGGTGGCCTGCGACCCCCGGGGCTACGGGCGGTCCCGCCCCCCCGAGCGGGACTTCCCCCCGGACTTCTATGAGCGCGACGCGCGCGACGCCGTCGCCCTGATGAAG CTCCTGGGCCTGGGCTCCTTCTCGCTGCTGGGCTGGAGCGACGGCGGCATCGCGGCTCTCATCGCCGCCGCCAGGAACCCCGACCGGGTCCGGCGGCTGGTGGTGTGGGGCTCCAACGCCTATGTGACCCAGCAGGACCTGGACCTGTACGCCG ctgtccGAGACGTGTCGCGCTGGAGCCCCAGGATGAAGGCGCCGATGGAGGAGATGTACGGAGCCCGGCTGTTCGCCAGGACCTGGGAGGCCTGGGTGGACAGCATCGCCCAGTTCGCCCGGAGGCCGCAAG GCAGCATCTGTGTGGACCTGCTGCCTCTGATCTCGTGTCCCACGTTGGTGGTCCATGGTGAGAAGGACCCCATGGTGCCCAGCTTCCAcgctcacttcctgctgcagcacatCGCCGGGTCCAG ACTCCACCTGATGCCCGAGGGGAAACACAACCTGCACCTGAGGTTCTCCAGCCAGTTCAACCAGCTGGTGCAGGACTTCCTGCAGGAGTGA